The Verrucomicrobium spinosum DSM 4136 = JCM 18804 genome includes a region encoding these proteins:
- a CDS encoding pyruvate carboxylase: MPKTAKTKTAAPVAESAAPAIRPIKKLMVANRSEIAIRVMRAATELGIRTVAIYANEDRFCPHRFKADEAYQLNTEKGPLGAYLDIEGIVALAKEKGVDAIHPGYGFLSENPDFAAACAREGIIFIGPDPKVLNMMGDKTAARNVADKLKVPTLQGTHDPIDNRKEALSAAKKIGFPLIIKAAFGGGGRGMRVVQKPEELERLLDEAQTEAKRAFGNGAVFLEKFVGRAKHIEVQILADKHGNVLHLHERDCSVQRRHQKVIEQAPSYGIDQNIIDGLCASAVNIAREVNYSHAGTVEYLVDVDTGDWYFIEMNPRIQVEHTVTEEVTGIDIVRCQILIAQGHKLHEEPIGLPAQDQVEKSGYAIQCRITTEDPENNFTPDFGKILTYRSAGGFGVRLDGALGTNNAVITPYYDSMLVKVTTFGRTYQQSLSRMDRALREFRIRGVKTNIPFLENVISNPIFSEGKATTRFIDTNPQLFQFEKRKDRATKLLSYLADVTVNGNPNAKGYKPAKAFVSAPKVAYDHLTAPQEGTKQLLTKLGPEKFAEWVGKQKRLLLTDTTMRDAHQSLLATRVRSYDMLAIADAVAHRAPQLFSMEMWGGATFDTAMRFLRECPWERLRDLRERIPNICFQMLFRGSNAVGYTNYPDNVVRGFIKHAAQNGMDIFRIFDSLNYLPNLTEAMQAVREETQSICEGTICYTGNILDPKRDKYSLQYYVKLAKELEKMGAHMLCIKDMAGLCRPMAAKKLVKALKEEIGIPIHFHTHDTSGLNASSILMAAEAGVDVCDAALSSLSGCTSQPNLNSIVAALQHTPRDTGLDSDALQEFSDYWAAVRAFYKPFDTAEPYGTAEVYLHEMPGGQYTNLKEQAESMGIGHRWPEIARMYAEVNELFGDIVKVTPSSKVVGDMCMFMVTRGVKSGEARSYLHSLPPGTSFPESVIDMLQGGLGQPMGGWPADVQKIILGKRKPFTNRPGERAEKVDLAKTRAGLATSLGVAEDAVTDDDLYSHLMYPQVFADFVKFRDSYSDISVLPTSAYFYGLKDKEEITINLEAGKTLFARLLNITEADQAGQRTAIFELNGYPRHVQIRDKSLGKEVKTNLKADPADSLQVGAPMPGMVASIAVNPGAKVKEGDALLTLEAMKMFTTVTSPVTGVVKEILVAVGSTVESKDLMVRLEK; the protein is encoded by the coding sequence ATGCCCAAGACTGCCAAGACCAAGACTGCCGCACCCGTCGCCGAGTCCGCCGCCCCAGCGATCCGGCCGATCAAAAAGCTGATGGTGGCCAACCGGTCAGAAATCGCTATCCGCGTGATGCGGGCAGCCACGGAACTGGGCATCCGTACGGTGGCGATCTACGCCAATGAGGACCGCTTCTGCCCCCACCGCTTCAAGGCAGACGAAGCCTACCAGCTCAACACCGAAAAAGGACCGCTCGGAGCCTATCTCGACATCGAAGGCATCGTCGCCCTGGCCAAGGAAAAAGGCGTGGATGCCATCCACCCAGGCTACGGCTTTCTCTCCGAGAACCCTGACTTCGCCGCCGCCTGTGCCCGCGAAGGCATCATCTTCATCGGCCCCGATCCCAAGGTGCTGAACATGATGGGTGACAAGACCGCCGCCCGCAACGTGGCGGACAAGCTCAAGGTCCCCACCCTGCAGGGCACGCATGACCCGATCGACAACCGCAAGGAAGCCCTCTCCGCCGCCAAAAAGATCGGCTTCCCCCTCATCATCAAGGCAGCCTTCGGTGGTGGTGGTCGCGGCATGCGCGTCGTGCAGAAGCCTGAGGAACTGGAGCGCCTGCTCGACGAAGCCCAGACCGAGGCCAAGCGCGCCTTTGGCAATGGAGCCGTCTTCCTGGAGAAGTTCGTGGGCCGCGCCAAGCACATCGAAGTGCAGATCCTCGCAGACAAGCACGGCAACGTGCTGCACCTGCATGAGCGCGACTGCTCAGTGCAACGTCGCCACCAGAAGGTCATTGAGCAGGCCCCCAGCTACGGCATTGACCAGAACATCATCGACGGCCTCTGTGCCTCCGCGGTGAACATCGCCAGAGAGGTGAACTACTCTCACGCCGGCACGGTGGAATACCTCGTGGATGTGGATACCGGCGACTGGTATTTCATCGAAATGAACCCCCGCATCCAGGTGGAGCACACCGTGACGGAGGAAGTCACCGGCATCGACATCGTGCGCTGTCAGATCCTCATCGCGCAGGGGCACAAGCTTCACGAGGAGCCCATTGGCCTGCCCGCACAGGATCAGGTGGAAAAGAGCGGCTACGCCATTCAGTGCCGCATCACCACCGAGGATCCGGAAAACAACTTCACGCCAGACTTTGGCAAGATCCTCACTTACCGCAGCGCGGGCGGCTTCGGCGTACGTCTGGACGGTGCCCTGGGCACGAACAACGCCGTCATCACGCCGTACTATGACTCCATGCTGGTGAAGGTCACCACCTTCGGCCGCACCTACCAGCAGAGCCTCAGCCGGATGGACCGCGCCCTGCGCGAGTTCCGCATCCGCGGGGTGAAGACGAACATCCCCTTCCTGGAGAACGTCATCTCCAACCCCATCTTCTCGGAAGGCAAGGCCACGACCCGCTTCATCGACACCAACCCGCAGCTGTTCCAGTTTGAAAAGCGCAAAGACCGCGCCACCAAGCTCCTGAGCTACCTTGCGGATGTCACAGTGAACGGAAACCCCAATGCCAAAGGCTACAAGCCTGCCAAGGCCTTCGTCTCCGCGCCCAAAGTGGCCTACGACCACCTCACCGCTCCGCAGGAGGGCACCAAGCAGCTCCTGACCAAGCTCGGGCCGGAGAAATTCGCCGAGTGGGTGGGCAAGCAGAAGCGACTGCTCCTGACGGACACCACCATGCGCGATGCGCACCAGTCCCTCCTCGCCACCCGCGTGCGCAGCTATGACATGCTGGCCATCGCCGATGCCGTGGCGCACCGGGCACCCCAGCTCTTCTCCATGGAAATGTGGGGAGGTGCCACCTTCGACACCGCCATGCGCTTCCTGCGGGAGTGCCCCTGGGAACGCTTGCGCGATCTGCGTGAGCGCATCCCGAACATCTGCTTCCAGATGCTCTTCCGCGGCAGCAATGCGGTTGGCTACACGAACTATCCCGACAACGTGGTGCGCGGCTTCATCAAGCACGCGGCGCAGAACGGGATGGACATCTTCCGAATCTTCGACAGCCTCAACTATCTGCCGAACCTCACTGAGGCCATGCAGGCGGTCCGTGAAGAAACGCAGTCCATCTGCGAAGGCACTATCTGCTACACCGGCAACATCCTCGATCCCAAGCGCGACAAGTACTCCCTGCAGTACTATGTGAAGCTGGCCAAGGAGCTGGAAAAGATGGGAGCCCACATGCTCTGCATCAAGGACATGGCCGGCCTCTGCCGCCCCATGGCCGCCAAGAAGCTCGTCAAAGCCCTCAAGGAAGAGATCGGCATCCCCATCCACTTCCACACGCATGACACCAGCGGGCTGAACGCCAGCAGCATTCTCATGGCCGCCGAGGCGGGAGTGGACGTTTGCGATGCCGCTCTTTCCAGCCTCTCCGGCTGCACCAGCCAGCCCAACCTCAACAGCATCGTCGCCGCCCTTCAGCACACGCCACGCGACACCGGACTGGATTCTGACGCGCTTCAGGAGTTCAGCGACTACTGGGCCGCGGTTCGAGCCTTCTACAAGCCCTTCGACACCGCCGAGCCTTACGGCACCGCTGAGGTGTATCTCCATGAGATGCCCGGCGGTCAATACACCAACCTCAAGGAACAGGCCGAAAGCATGGGCATCGGGCATCGCTGGCCAGAGATCGCCCGCATGTATGCAGAGGTGAACGAGCTCTTTGGCGACATCGTCAAGGTCACCCCTTCCAGCAAAGTGGTGGGAGACATGTGCATGTTCATGGTGACCCGTGGCGTGAAGTCCGGAGAGGCGCGAAGCTACCTGCACAGCCTCCCGCCTGGCACCAGCTTCCCGGAGAGCGTCATCGACATGCTCCAGGGTGGCCTCGGCCAGCCCATGGGCGGTTGGCCTGCGGATGTGCAAAAGATCATCCTCGGCAAGCGCAAGCCCTTCACCAACCGCCCCGGCGAACGCGCCGAGAAGGTGGATCTGGCCAAGACCCGTGCCGGGCTCGCCACCAGCCTCGGGGTGGCCGAAGACGCCGTCACCGACGACGATCTGTACAGCCACCTCATGTACCCACAGGTCTTCGCAGACTTCGTGAAGTTCCGCGACTCGTACAGCGACATCAGCGTCCTGCCCACCTCGGCATACTTCTACGGGCTGAAGGACAAGGAAGAGATCACCATCAACCTCGAGGCGGGCAAAACCCTGTTCGCACGCCTGCTCAACATCACCGAGGCCGACCAGGCCGGGCAGCGCACGGCCATCTTCGAACTCAACGGCTATCCCCGCCACGTCCAGATCCGGGACAAATCTCTGGGCAAGGAAGTGAAGACCAACCTCAAGGCGGATCCGGCAGATTCGTTGCAGGTGGGTGCCCCCATGCCCGGCATGGTGGCTAGCATCGCTGTCAATCCCGGAGCCAAAGTCAAGGAAGGCGACGCCCTCCTTACGC